In a genomic window of Mageeibacillus indolicus UPII9-5:
- a CDS encoding O-antigen ligase family protein, whose product MLLDNSSAMISAWPDKKLRPGKIFLILLIFCQPCLDILSFALAVHGYGNAVSTLLRGSIMLLLVGGGLYFAPDRRYRLVALCIDIGCVVFWLVHFWIGRLSGITAVTADLANYLKLAQLPVATVCLINLFGGERRVLRRIFWRCAAGVFGLICLLDLIALLSGSFCYTYVDLHHGLLGWYQNANAQSNILAVLYPLTLYALFRAADDALASNCCGGKLQQLLCRPSCFALCFGAVTLAGGLRLFFFGTRVTFYSLPATAAAMLLSLLGYYFYLRTRAKVARRGGVGEEVCCGATTTARRQSGINLLKIVVICPILMAVLAVSFKSYSPMQQMREQDFAIASSAAQNMIKNLPRLDGKKHEYSLEDLRPLYEFYMPSIVKEFGLREVVTAYNSSTDFTVLRNVRTQKIHFAALRLAQSPAALRWTGLNFATMSVPWEDGSYDLESDAQALYYYNGYIGVTLFLLGLLCLVIMLGKHIRRVGSRKFWQNHEILIAGYGVALLLAAALVGGSVLRRPSVSIYLAALLAIVWCDLVESSSAAGGGCRLSD is encoded by the coding sequence ATGTTACTTGATAATTCTTCTGCGATGATTTCCGCTTGGCCGGATAAAAAACTGCGGCCCGGAAAAATTTTCCTGATTTTATTGATTTTCTGCCAGCCATGTTTGGATATCCTTTCTTTTGCTTTAGCGGTGCATGGCTACGGCAACGCGGTCAGCACGTTGTTGCGCGGTTCTATAATGTTGCTCTTGGTTGGAGGCGGACTGTATTTTGCGCCTGACCGGCGGTATCGCCTGGTTGCTCTATGTATAGACATCGGGTGTGTCGTCTTTTGGCTGGTTCATTTTTGGATAGGGCGGCTGAGCGGTATTACGGCGGTAACGGCTGATTTAGCCAACTACTTGAAATTAGCGCAATTGCCGGTGGCCACGGTTTGTCTGATTAATCTATTTGGCGGTGAACGGCGCGTGCTGCGGCGCATTTTTTGGCGGTGTGCGGCAGGCGTGTTCGGTCTGATCTGTCTCTTAGACTTGATTGCCTTGCTGAGCGGGAGTTTTTGCTACACTTATGTCGACCTGCATCACGGGTTGCTGGGTTGGTATCAAAATGCCAATGCACAAAGTAATATTTTGGCTGTTCTATATCCTTTGACGCTGTATGCATTATTCCGCGCGGCCGATGATGCGCTTGCGTCCAATTGCTGTGGTGGCAAATTGCAACAACTACTTTGCCGACCGAGCTGTTTTGCACTATGCTTTGGGGCGGTGACCCTGGCTGGCGGCTTGCGCCTTTTCTTCTTCGGGACAAGAGTTACGTTTTATTCTTTGCCGGCCACGGCAGCAGCGATGTTGCTAAGCTTGCTCGGTTATTATTTTTATCTGCGGACTCGGGCAAAAGTGGCACGGCGGGGCGGAGTCGGAGAAGAAGTCTGTTGCGGCGCAACGACTACGGCACGTCGGCAATCGGGGATCAACTTGCTGAAAATCGTCGTAATTTGCCCGATTTTGATGGCGGTTTTGGCCGTTTCCTTTAAAAGCTATTCCCCCATGCAGCAAATGCGTGAACAGGACTTTGCCATAGCTTCTTCGGCCGCGCAAAACATGATCAAAAACCTGCCCCGACTCGACGGGAAAAAACATGAGTATTCGCTGGAGGATTTGCGGCCATTGTATGAGTTTTACATGCCGAGCATCGTGAAGGAATTCGGCTTGCGCGAGGTAGTTACAGCTTACAACAGTTCGACCGATTTTACGGTTTTGCGCAATGTGCGAACCCAAAAAATTCACTTTGCCGCCTTGCGTTTAGCTCAAAGCCCGGCCGCTTTGCGTTGGACTGGATTGAATTTCGCGACCATGTCTGTCCCCTGGGAGGACGGTAGCTATGATTTGGAAAGCGATGCCCAGGCATTGTATTACTATAATGGGTACATAGGAGTCACGTTGTTTTTGCTGGGGTTGCTTTGTCTGGTGATCATGCTAGGGAAGCATATACGCCGGGTGGGTTCACGAAAATTTTGGCAAAATCACGAGATTCTCATTGCCGGCTATGGCGTGGCTTTATTGCTGGCGGCGGCACTTGTTGGGGGTTCGGTGCTGCGTCGCCCTTCGGTGTCGATATATTTAGCTGCACTTTTGGCTATAGTTTGGTGTGATTTGGTCGAGTCATCCTCCGCGGCCGGTGGCGGTTGCCGGTTGAGCGACTAG
- the pulA gene encoding type I pullulanase, whose product MFAQKIFAEGENHITIDTETAAVNTAQLPSGTDLYDTPQFIADYTYDGELGNFTGGDATTFKLWAPTAERVNLLTYDEAGNVTETWPMYRQDKGVFSYSTDYDLTGTRYRYEVTVNGRTAQTVDPYAKAVSLNGMYSVVFAPRPTPAPLANFGELKLPIIYELHVRDYSILTAGGMKNRGKFLAMTETGTHTADGQITGLDYLKSLGITHVQLMPIFDFSSQSVDEAAPETKYNWGYDPLNFNAVEGAYSTRPADPFNRIFELQKLIDCLHANGIKVIMDVVYNHVFQTGEHAFDKIVPGYYFRTGANGEYCNGTGCGNEIASERPMVRKYIVDSIIHWLTTYKLDGFRFDLMGILDIRTMQEIYREACIVNPDIFILGEGWDMGFHPQDDGANQRHADKLSHIAFFNDNIRDLIRGDNSPSHGFVNDGHDLEAGLMNGVRGGQNCGRPYLSAAQVVQYVAAHDNYTLYDQLKKTLPSASETELLRRSALATSILLLSFGTPFLHAGQEWGRTKQGASNSYNLPDSINGFDWQRVQANAQLTDFIRGIIKLRKHFAAIFNLTDYQSINRAFSILMQGYGCLAYRLSLGEDAATLASGRGAEGEEDASPAGSESYLYIAHNVGKEPIKNLPLPDGKYKVLVNTPEVNLDGLGEMTVEDGFGTVPPLATLVLLQQPETTQASL is encoded by the coding sequence TTGTTTGCACAAAAAATATTCGCAGAGGGGGAGAACCACATTACTATTGATACCGAAACAGCAGCCGTAAATACGGCACAACTTCCGAGCGGTACCGATCTTTACGATACGCCGCAATTTATAGCCGATTACACTTATGATGGGGAATTAGGCAATTTCACGGGCGGCGATGCTACTACTTTTAAGCTATGGGCACCTACGGCCGAACGCGTCAATTTGCTAACTTATGATGAGGCCGGTAATGTTACGGAGACCTGGCCGATGTATCGTCAAGATAAAGGTGTTTTTTCTTACTCAACAGACTATGACTTAACCGGGACGCGTTATCGGTATGAAGTTACTGTGAACGGACGAACTGCACAGACAGTTGACCCTTATGCCAAAGCGGTAAGCCTTAACGGTATGTACAGTGTCGTATTTGCTCCACGGCCGACTCCAGCACCTCTCGCCAATTTCGGTGAACTCAAACTGCCGATTATCTATGAACTGCACGTGCGTGATTACTCAATCTTGACAGCCGGTGGCATGAAAAATCGCGGTAAGTTTTTGGCGATGACGGAAACCGGCACTCACACTGCCGATGGGCAAATTACCGGTTTGGATTATCTGAAGTCCCTCGGAATTACGCATGTCCAGTTGATGCCGATTTTTGATTTTAGCTCTCAGTCGGTGGACGAAGCAGCTCCGGAAACCAAATATAATTGGGGTTATGACCCGCTTAACTTTAATGCAGTGGAGGGAGCTTATTCCACTCGCCCGGCCGACCCGTTCAACCGCATATTTGAGTTGCAAAAGCTGATTGACTGCCTTCACGCCAATGGTATCAAGGTGATAATGGATGTCGTTTATAACCATGTTTTTCAGACGGGAGAACATGCTTTTGACAAAATTGTTCCCGGATATTATTTCCGTACCGGGGCAAATGGCGAGTATTGCAACGGCACCGGTTGTGGCAACGAAATCGCTTCTGAACGCCCGATGGTGCGAAAATATATAGTCGACTCAATAATTCATTGGTTGACTACATATAAGCTTGATGGTTTCCGCTTCGATTTGATGGGAATATTAGACATCCGAACGATGCAGGAAATTTACCGGGAAGCATGTATTGTCAATCCGGATATTTTCATTCTAGGGGAAGGGTGGGATATGGGCTTCCATCCACAGGACGATGGAGCTAATCAGCGGCATGCTGATAAACTGTCGCATATTGCGTTCTTCAACGACAATATTCGCGATTTAATCCGCGGTGACAACAGTCCGTCGCATGGTTTTGTCAACGATGGCCATGACTTGGAGGCCGGTTTGATGAACGGAGTGCGCGGCGGCCAAAACTGCGGCCGACCGTATCTGTCCGCCGCCCAGGTAGTTCAATATGTCGCGGCTCATGATAACTACACTTTATATGATCAATTGAAAAAAACTTTGCCTTCAGCGTCGGAAACTGAATTATTGCGTCGCTCGGCCTTAGCTACATCAATTTTGTTATTGTCTTTCGGCACCCCATTTTTGCACGCTGGGCAGGAGTGGGGACGCACCAAACAGGGGGCGAGCAATTCGTATAATCTGCCGGACAGTATTAACGGCTTTGATTGGCAACGGGTTCAGGCAAATGCGCAGTTGACGGATTTTATCCGGGGAATAATCAAATTACGCAAACATTTCGCAGCAATTTTTAATCTAACCGATTATCAGTCGATTAACCGAGCATTCAGCATTTTGATGCAAGGCTACGGTTGTCTGGCTTACCGATTGAGCTTGGGTGAAGATGCCGCGACGTTGGCGAGCGGGAGAGGTGCGGAAGGTGAGGAAGATGCATCACCGGCCGGATCTGAGAGTTACTTGTACATTGCTCACAATGTCGGCAAAGAACCGATAAAAAATCTTCCGTTACCGGATGGCAAATACAAGGTGCTAGTCAATACTCCGGAAGTAAACCTTGACGGCTTGGGTGAAATGACGGTTGAAGATGGTTTCGGGACAGTACCGCCGTTGGCAACCTTGGTTTTGCTCCAGCAGCCGGAAACGACGCAAGCAAGCTTGTAA
- a CDS encoding sodium-dependent transporter produces the protein MDTESTQTVRDGFTSKWGFILASIGSAVGMGNLWRFPIMVSIWGGMTFLIPYFICVILVGSSGVVGEFGLGRSTQSGPIGAFARCTELRFKNRQVGTVIGFIPVLGSLALSIGYTVVMGWIFNYTFKSFDGSLFSMGQNMKVIGGTFDKIASDNWMWIVIAILATVLVMSLGVAKGIEKANNIMMPALFFLMVALAIYIATLPGAGAGYKYIFTIDPQKLADPMLWIFAFGQAFFSLSVAGNGSVIYGSYLPKGENIPEASRNVAFFDTIAALLAAFVIIPAMAAGNAPLQKGGPGLMFVWLVNVLNGMPGGRIIGIIFFVCVLFAGLSSIINLYEVSVAALQDHIKLSRPLATTVILVLGCVVAILIQTITGPWMDFVSIYICPLGAFLAGTMFFWIAGKKYVLHEINEGMKHPIGGWFYPLGKYIYCVLCLIALIAGAILGGIG, from the coding sequence ATGGATACTGAATCAACGCAAACTGTTCGTGACGGTTTTACGAGTAAATGGGGCTTCATTCTCGCGTCCATCGGCTCTGCCGTAGGTATGGGAAATCTTTGGCGTTTCCCGATCATGGTCTCTATCTGGGGTGGTATGACCTTCCTCATTCCTTACTTCATCTGCGTAATTCTGGTCGGTTCTTCCGGGGTTGTTGGTGAATTCGGCTTAGGTCGTTCAACCCAATCCGGTCCGATCGGCGCTTTCGCTCGTTGCACCGAATTACGTTTCAAAAACCGCCAAGTCGGTACGGTAATCGGTTTCATCCCCGTACTAGGTTCATTGGCACTATCCATCGGCTACACGGTAGTAATGGGTTGGATTTTTAACTATACTTTCAAATCTTTCGACGGTTCCCTCTTCTCTATGGGACAAAATATGAAAGTTATCGGCGGAACATTTGATAAAATAGCTTCTGACAACTGGATGTGGATCGTCATTGCCATTTTAGCCACCGTTCTGGTTATGAGCCTAGGGGTAGCCAAAGGCATTGAAAAAGCCAACAACATAATGATGCCGGCTCTGTTCTTTCTGATGGTAGCTCTAGCCATTTACATTGCCACATTACCCGGTGCCGGAGCAGGCTATAAGTATATTTTCACTATTGATCCTCAAAAACTTGCCGATCCTATGCTCTGGATTTTCGCCTTCGGACAAGCTTTCTTCTCCTTATCGGTTGCCGGTAACGGTTCCGTTATCTACGGTTCATACCTGCCTAAAGGTGAAAACATTCCTGAGGCTTCCCGCAATGTCGCTTTCTTTGATACCATAGCTGCTCTCCTTGCAGCCTTTGTCATCATTCCGGCCATGGCAGCCGGCAATGCGCCGCTCCAAAAAGGCGGCCCCGGTTTGATGTTCGTTTGGCTCGTCAACGTTTTGAATGGTATGCCGGGCGGCAGAATAATCGGCATTATCTTCTTCGTCTGCGTCCTCTTCGCCGGCCTCAGCTCAATCATCAATTTGTATGAGGTTTCTGTAGCGGCCTTACAGGATCATATAAAACTTTCCCGTCCTTTGGCAACCACCGTCATTTTGGTTCTCGGCTGTGTTGTGGCAATTTTAATTCAAACAATAACCGGGCCTTGGATGGACTTCGTTTCTATCTATATTTGCCCGCTCGGAGCTTTCTTAGCCGGGACAATGTTCTTCTGGATTGCCGGTAAGAAATATGTTCTACACGAAATTAATGAAGGTATGAAACATCCGATCGGAGGCTGGTTCTATCCACTGGGCAAATACATTTACTGCGTTCTCTGTTTAATAGCTTTGATCGCTGGAGCAATTTTGGGCGGCATCGGCTGA